The proteins below come from a single Erysipelothrix piscisicarius genomic window:
- a CDS encoding GNAT family N-acetyltransferase, whose product MELKLIDISDEFDDNGVETLLFDIYVGEIDRYVGRCEYRNEHGRDLWYYGNIGYIIYPPYRGHNFAYHACVALFEIVKSVKAGLPELIITCNPDNIASKKTILKLGGNYHSTIDIMADHDLFKLGETSKEIYTIKL is encoded by the coding sequence ATGGAACTAAAATTGATCGATATTTCAGATGAATTTGATGATAACGGTGTTGAAACACTTTTATTTGATATTTATGTAGGTGAAATTGATCGTTATGTTGGACGGTGCGAGTATCGTAATGAGCACGGGCGAGATCTTTGGTATTATGGAAATATTGGTTATATTATCTATCCACCTTATCGAGGGCACAATTTTGCTTATCATGCGTGTGTTGCGCTTTTTGAAATTGTGAAATCGGTAAAAGCAGGCTTACCAGAATTAATTATTACTTGTAATCCTGATAATATTGCATCAAAAAAGACGATTCTCAAGTTAGGTGGCAACTATCACTCAACCATTGATATTATGGCTGATCATGATTTGTTTAAACTTGGTGAAACGTCTAAAGAAATATATACGATTAAACTTTAA
- a CDS encoding coenzyme F420-0:L-glutamate ligase — protein MTIKPNDNKELEVIVDGKRYQRLPLKTKLIMRDDNLIEVVKEFADASLHDGDILFVTEKIVAITQGRAYPIKDVNPRKLAFTLSKYVTKTPHGIGLGMPETMEMALRECGTPRIILAAGVAAVTKPFGRKGDFYRVAGSKARAIDGPTSHTIPPYNEYVVLVPERPNEVAKAIKAAFDKDIEVIVTDINDLGGNILGSSSSSIDNQLMVKILKDNPLGQKAQSTPLGIIRKI, from the coding sequence ATGACAATCAAACCAAATGACAATAAAGAACTTGAAGTAATTGTCGATGGCAAACGTTACCAACGTTTACCTTTAAAAACAAAATTAATCATGCGAGATGATAATTTAATTGAAGTTGTCAAAGAATTTGCGGATGCTTCATTACACGATGGAGATATTTTATTTGTTACTGAGAAAATCGTAGCAATCACGCAGGGACGTGCATATCCAATTAAAGATGTGAATCCACGTAAACTCGCATTCACATTATCAAAATACGTAACGAAAACCCCTCATGGAATTGGCTTAGGAATGCCTGAAACCATGGAAATGGCGCTTCGTGAATGTGGAACACCACGCATTATCCTCGCAGCAGGTGTTGCTGCAGTTACGAAACCATTTGGACGCAAAGGTGATTTCTACCGTGTAGCAGGTTCAAAGGCACGTGCGATCGATGGACCAACTTCCCATACAATTCCACCTTATAACGAATATGTGGTACTGGTACCCGAACGTCCAAACGAAGTTGCAAAAGCAATTAAAGCTGCATTTGATAAGGACATTGAAGTCATCGTAACTGATATTAATGATTTAGGTGGAAATATACTTGGATCAAGTTCTTCCTCAATTGATAATCAATTAATGGTTAAAATATTAAAGGATAACCCGCTTGGTCAAAAAGCACAATCAACACCATTAGGAATTATCCGTAAAATTTAA
- a CDS encoding YeiH family protein, producing MNSIKKYTPGFMLSCIVALIAVVLESLLPVKFVGASVIALLIGMLVNAWKEPSALIKTGLKFTSKHVLKFAIILLGASLNITMILTVGKLSLAVMVFTLLTCFGGGYFIGKKLDLNWKLSNLISAGTGICGGSAIAAIAPVIEAEDEDIAYAMSATFLFDVLMIVLFPIMGKALGLTDMAYGLWAGTAVNDTSSVVAAGYAFSEAAGDFATMVKLTRTLAIIPTVIVFSLIHAHVKT from the coding sequence ATGAACTCAATTAAAAAATATACACCCGGTTTTATGCTTTCATGCATTGTCGCTTTGATTGCGGTCGTCCTTGAAAGCTTATTACCCGTAAAATTTGTCGGTGCATCCGTCATTGCACTTCTTATTGGAATGCTTGTGAATGCATGGAAAGAACCAAGTGCATTGATTAAAACAGGTTTAAAATTCACATCGAAACACGTTTTAAAATTCGCAATTATTCTTTTAGGTGCATCGCTTAATATCACCATGATCTTAACTGTAGGAAAACTTTCTTTAGCTGTGATGGTCTTTACCCTCCTTACATGTTTTGGCGGGGGTTACTTTATCGGTAAGAAACTTGACTTAAATTGGAAGTTATCCAATTTAATATCTGCCGGTACTGGAATTTGTGGTGGTTCCGCAATCGCAGCGATTGCACCTGTTATTGAAGCAGAAGATGAAGATATCGCCTATGCGATGTCCGCAACTTTCTTGTTTGATGTCCTAATGATTGTTTTATTTCCAATTATGGGTAAAGCACTTGGACTTACCGACATGGCTTATGGCTTGTGGGCAGGCACTGCGGTGAATGATACATCAAGTGTTGTGGCCGCTGGCTATGCATTCTCTGAGGCTGCCGGTGATTTCGCGACCATGGTTAAGTTGACACGGACACTGGCAATCATTCCAACCGTTATTGTCTTCTCGTTAATTCATGCTCACGTAAAAACGTGA
- a CDS encoding YdcF family protein produces the protein MADFTVVKILTLMCLGFASILFVSFKQNRGRILNGFLFNALLFLVALDIIALSFSYENPFLRGFALLLIIVGVLFFLFGYYVLIIGLFKNAKQLIQKEGIRFSNLLTLFAAIGLILFVFIIPLLSKSIPQELRWVQALLACITFSCFYFIFVFINFLSSSYLYQRFKPHKDRDFIIVLGSGLRNGCEVPPLLAARIDVALTYYHRQEVPPHLIFSGGQGVDELIPEGQAMRDYALAQGIPKSHALMEIKSTTTYENMLFSKQIMDAMKPHQPYTCLFSSNTFHIFRASQYARQVGLNAQGIGAKTAGYFVPNAMIREFIALMVMHRRFHGFINGVAYCLIFGATLV, from the coding sequence ATGGCTGATTTTACTGTCGTGAAAATCCTAACCTTAATGTGCCTTGGCTTTGCATCGATTCTCTTTGTATCCTTTAAACAAAATCGTGGGCGCATCTTAAATGGTTTTTTATTTAATGCTTTACTTTTCCTTGTGGCGCTTGATATCATTGCGCTTTCGTTCTCTTATGAAAATCCCTTTCTTCGTGGGTTTGCCCTGTTATTAATCATAGTTGGAGTTTTATTTTTCCTCTTCGGTTATTATGTACTCATCATCGGACTTTTTAAGAATGCGAAGCAGTTAATTCAAAAGGAAGGAATTCGTTTTTCGAATTTATTAACGCTTTTCGCTGCTATTGGTTTGATTCTGTTTGTCTTTATCATTCCCTTGCTATCGAAATCAATTCCACAAGAATTACGATGGGTCCAGGCTCTTTTAGCTTGTATTACATTTTCATGTTTTTATTTTATCTTTGTCTTTATTAATTTTTTGTCCTCTTCTTATCTTTATCAACGGTTTAAACCGCATAAAGATCGAGATTTTATCATTGTTTTGGGAAGTGGGTTGCGAAATGGGTGTGAGGTACCTCCTCTTTTAGCCGCACGGATTGATGTCGCACTTACCTATTATCACCGTCAAGAAGTACCACCGCATCTTATTTTTAGTGGGGGACAAGGTGTGGACGAATTGATTCCTGAGGGGCAAGCAATGCGGGATTATGCACTCGCGCAAGGAATCCCTAAGTCCCATGCACTTATGGAAATCAAATCCACAACAACGTATGAGAATATGCTTTTTTCAAAACAGATTATGGATGCCATGAAACCCCATCAGCCTTATACATGTCTTTTTAGTTCCAATACATTTCACATTTTTAGAGCCAGTCAATATGCGCGTCAAGTGGGTTTAAATGCACAAGGCATTGGCGCAAAGACTGCCGGTTACTTTGTACCTAATGCAATGATTCGTGAATTTATAGCCTTAATGGTGATGCATCGACGCTTTCATGGATTCATTAATGGTGTCGCATATTGCCTTATCTTTGGAGCTACGCTGGTCTAA
- a CDS encoding GNAT family N-acetyltransferase produces the protein MIEIRKLQKEDMTMLWEYAFQKERPWMSFDAPFLDEHLPLSYEDFEASRLELYLDVDFRQGIFKDGRLIGLVSYYWESYKTRWLEFGIVIYDENEWGHGLGSSCAMFWMDQLFTAFPDIPRLGFSTWSGNKAMMGVGENIGMTLEGRIRSVRYYQGKYYDALKYGMLREEWDVKRRMF, from the coding sequence ATGATAGAGATACGTAAATTACAAAAAGAAGATATGACGATGTTATGGGAATATGCCTTTCAAAAAGAAAGACCATGGATGTCCTTTGATGCTCCGTTTCTTGATGAACATCTTCCGTTGTCTTATGAAGATTTTGAAGCATCACGACTTGAATTATACTTGGATGTGGATTTCCGACAAGGTATATTCAAGGATGGTCGATTAATCGGACTTGTGTCATATTATTGGGAGTCTTATAAGACACGATGGCTTGAATTTGGAATTGTTATCTATGACGAGAATGAGTGGGGTCACGGTCTTGGTAGCTCGTGTGCCATGTTTTGGATGGACCAGCTGTTTACAGCCTTTCCAGATATACCACGTCTTGGATTTTCAACATGGTCTGGTAATAAAGCCATGATGGGAGTTGGTGAAAATATTGGAATGACTTTGGAAGGTAGAATTCGAAGCGTTCGCTATTACCAAGGTAAGTATTATGATGCATTGAAATATGGTATGCTACGCGAAGAGTGGGACGTTAAAAGGAGAATGTTTTAA
- a CDS encoding LysR substrate-binding domain-containing protein: MLFQKLERIENPVSIVMTLSIADYYFPTSLRSYLIDECVNFQIKVANTETLLEDLKSGVIDCALVEGMFDQDIFTSHIFTEARFMPVVAQNHPLAGQGVSVEELLYYPVIVREQGSGTRSIFENWLTAHNHRLTSFKSVKRLAVFKP; the protein is encoded by the coding sequence GTGTTATTTCAAAAACTTGAACGTATCGAAAATCCAGTATCCATTGTAATGACATTATCAATTGCGGATTATTACTTTCCGACGTCATTACGATCGTATCTGATTGATGAGTGTGTCAATTTCCAGATTAAAGTTGCGAATACGGAGACGCTTTTGGAGGATTTGAAATCGGGTGTTATTGATTGTGCCTTGGTTGAAGGAATGTTTGACCAAGATATCTTTACATCACATATCTTTACAGAGGCACGTTTTATGCCTGTGGTGGCACAAAACCATCCTTTGGCAGGACAAGGGGTGAGCGTGGAAGAATTATTGTACTATCCCGTTATCGTGCGCGAGCAAGGTTCAGGGACCCGTTCAATTTTTGAAAATTGGCTGACGGCTCATAATCATCGCTTAACCTCGTTTAAATCAGTCAAGAGATTGGCAGTTTTCAAACCATAA
- a CDS encoding sensor histidine kinase: MMREALIANTEMVVRSQEALKDATTTLSHDIRTPMTILLGYLEYLQNDQSLDPSHHDKIQRCYQKAHQVKALAQALLQCFTDIANQEDHSFPIIKTSFQDLKQDFLKQLMASLEVHGLDIVVEDCVQDLGWCYVSHILMHRIFDNITSNIIKYAQYEHGVTVKIMMKGSKVWMIIENDVAVEPRNQESYGIGLRSCDRLMSLQDGSLTWNRIGNRFQVCLALTVKNY; encoded by the coding sequence ATGATGCGCGAAGCGCTGATTGCGAATACGGAGATGGTTGTGCGTTCACAAGAAGCCTTGAAAGATGCAACCACAACGTTATCGCATGATATACGAACGCCAATGACCATCTTGTTGGGTTATCTTGAATACCTACAAAATGATCAGTCACTCGATCCTTCGCATCACGATAAGATTCAACGTTGTTATCAAAAAGCACATCAAGTTAAAGCTTTAGCGCAAGCGTTACTTCAATGCTTCACCGATATTGCCAATCAAGAAGATCATTCTTTTCCAATAATTAAAACCTCTTTTCAAGACTTGAAGCAGGACTTTTTAAAACAACTAATGGCTTCCCTTGAGGTACATGGTTTGGATATTGTTGTAGAGGACTGTGTTCAAGACCTGGGATGGTGCTATGTATCCCATATCTTAATGCATCGCATTTTTGATAATATCACCTCAAACATTATTAAATACGCTCAATATGAACACGGGGTTACGGTGAAAATCATGATGAAAGGATCCAAGGTATGGATGATCATTGAGAATGATGTTGCCGTAGAACCACGAAATCAGGAGAGTTATGGTATTGGGTTAAGAAGTTGTGATCGCTTGATGAGTCTACAAGATGGTTCATTGACTTGGAATCGGATTGGAAATCGATTCCAAGTATGCCTTGCATTGACGGTTAAGAATTATTAA
- the cls gene encoding cardiolipin synthase: MKTLLRLLTNKIFMVGLIVIAEFAIVVALIWNLSLNYAFMHAFFVFLSVLLIIYITNRNDDPYYRLAWTIIILVIPPIGAVCYLIFGGKKVPKKLRERISDTYSKDAFLQDESFGILEESIEATPRWARLVKYLMASSHYPIYKNTEATYLASGEEKFLHMKEEIRKAEKFVFLEYFIIKEGLMWQELLVILRKKVEEGVDVRLMYDDWGCALFRDLKKQCEEAGIVCVEFNPLVARLAIQMNNRDHRKICVVDGRVGFIGGINLADEYINIGSKFGHWKDTAVMIEGDAVHSLTLMFLQFFRYYTGEIENPNDYKYDFGDLENAQGYVMPFADAPTDNYDLGLDAHLSMINNARDYIYIQTPYLIVGHEVIQALELAARSGVDVRIIVPHIPDNKIVNHVTKSNYQILIESGVRIYEYEPGFVHSKTFVADDQIALVGTTNMDFRSYYLHFECSILFINNNIVGDCYDDVMHTITENAIEITLEDCLSVPYPVRLFRSIARIFSGLM; encoded by the coding sequence ATGAAAACATTACTACGTTTATTAACGAATAAGATTTTTATGGTTGGACTTATTGTGATTGCGGAGTTTGCGATTGTGGTTGCATTAATTTGGAATTTATCGCTTAATTACGCGTTTATGCACGCTTTTTTTGTGTTTTTATCAGTCCTTCTAATTATCTACATTACAAACCGTAATGACGATCCCTATTATCGTTTGGCGTGGACCATTATTATTCTTGTAATTCCTCCGATTGGTGCTGTGTGTTATCTTATTTTTGGAGGGAAAAAGGTTCCGAAAAAGTTGCGTGAACGAATTAGTGATACCTACTCTAAAGACGCTTTTTTACAGGATGAGTCATTTGGTATTTTGGAAGAATCAATTGAGGCAACCCCGCGTTGGGCGCGTCTTGTGAAGTATTTAATGGCAAGTTCTCATTATCCAATTTATAAAAATACAGAAGCAACATATCTTGCAAGTGGTGAAGAAAAATTCTTGCATATGAAAGAAGAAATTCGCAAGGCAGAGAAGTTTGTTTTTTTAGAATACTTTATCATTAAAGAAGGTTTAATGTGGCAAGAATTGCTTGTTATTCTTCGAAAAAAAGTCGAAGAGGGTGTGGATGTTCGGTTGATGTATGATGACTGGGGTTGTGCACTCTTTCGTGATTTGAAGAAGCAATGTGAGGAGGCAGGAATTGTTTGCGTGGAATTTAATCCATTAGTAGCGCGTTTAGCAATCCAAATGAACAATCGTGATCACCGCAAAATTTGTGTTGTGGACGGTCGTGTTGGGTTTATTGGTGGAATCAATCTTGCGGATGAATATATTAATATCGGAAGTAAATTTGGTCATTGGAAAGATACTGCAGTCATGATCGAAGGGGATGCAGTGCATTCACTTACCTTGATGTTTCTACAGTTTTTCCGTTATTATACGGGAGAGATTGAAAATCCGAATGATTATAAATATGACTTTGGTGATTTAGAAAATGCACAAGGATATGTTATGCCTTTTGCGGATGCACCTACTGATAATTATGATTTGGGATTGGATGCTCATTTATCCATGATTAACAACGCGCGTGATTACATCTATATCCAAACTCCATACTTAATTGTGGGACATGAAGTTATTCAGGCTTTAGAGCTGGCTGCACGCAGTGGCGTGGATGTCCGAATCATTGTTCCCCATATTCCAGATAACAAAATTGTAAATCATGTGACGAAATCCAATTATCAAATCTTGATTGAAAGTGGTGTGCGTATTTACGAATACGAACCAGGGTTTGTGCATTCAAAAACATTTGTAGCAGATGATCAAATCGCGCTTGTAGGAACGACAAACATGGATTTTAGAAGTTATTATTTGCACTTTGAGTGCAGTATTCTCTTCATCAATAACAACATCGTTGGTGATTGTTATGATGATGTAATGCATACGATTACAGAGAATGCGATTGAGATTACGTTAGAGGACTGTCTTTCAGTTCCCTATCCCGTAAGACTCTTTCGATCAATCGCCCGTATTTTTAGCGGCTTAATGTGA
- a CDS encoding cold-shock protein: MSTGKVKFFNAEKGYGFITIEGGQDIFVHYSAIVADGYKTLEEGQEVSFEVVEGPRGEQAANVRAI, encoded by the coding sequence ATGAGTACAGGTAAAGTGAAATTCTTTAACGCTGAAAAGGGTTACGGATTCATTACTATCGAGGGTGGGCAAGATATCTTTGTTCATTACTCAGCAATCGTTGCTGATGGATACAAAACTTTAGAAGAAGGACAAGAAGTTAGCTTCGAAGTTGTTGAAGGTCCACGCGGCGAACAAGCAGCAAACGTTAGAGCTATCTAA
- a CDS encoding RluA family pseudouridine synthase, producing MKHILKVKHNDELLNYLLSQDLPYSRSKIKSLLKHECISIDNEVTTQFDDAITAGQTITIVSHNQQRDTPLQILYEDKDILVVDKPYKLLTVSTRKEEELTAYRLASDYVKKQDSKNRIFVAHRLDQDTSGVLMFAKSEYVKRLYQDKWSELVKERLYVAIVEGVVPKDNDVIRSFLRQNKTTHMYSTTSGQEAITNYAVIKRTENNTILKIQIDTGRKNQIRVHMNDIGHPIIGDKKYDAKTNPLKRLGLHAYRLQVMNPKTKKLMTFVSPLPPKFKKLSKITPTQESSI from the coding sequence ATGAAACATATTTTAAAAGTAAAACATAATGATGAACTTTTGAATTATCTTTTGAGCCAAGACTTACCGTATAGCCGCTCAAAGATTAAGTCACTCTTAAAACACGAGTGTATTTCAATTGATAATGAAGTTACAACACAATTTGATGATGCCATCACAGCAGGTCAAACAATCACAATCGTGAGTCATAACCAGCAACGTGATACACCTTTACAAATCCTTTATGAGGATAAGGATATATTAGTGGTTGATAAACCTTATAAACTCTTAACTGTTTCGACGCGTAAAGAAGAAGAATTAACTGCATACCGTCTCGCAAGTGACTACGTCAAAAAACAAGATTCAAAAAATCGTATTTTTGTTGCTCACCGTCTGGATCAAGATACATCCGGTGTTCTAATGTTTGCGAAGAGCGAATACGTTAAACGTCTATACCAAGATAAGTGGTCTGAACTGGTTAAAGAACGTTTGTATGTCGCAATCGTTGAGGGCGTCGTTCCGAAAGATAATGATGTCATCCGCTCCTTTTTAAGACAAAATAAGACAACACACATGTACTCCACAACATCCGGTCAAGAAGCAATCACAAATTATGCAGTGATTAAACGCACTGAAAACAATACTATTTTAAAGATTCAAATTGATACTGGACGTAAAAACCAAATTCGTGTTCATATGAATGATATTGGCCACCCCATTATTGGTGATAAAAAATATGATGCGAAAACGAATCCCTTAAAACGTCTTGGATTGCATGCTTATCGTTTGCAAGTTATGAATCCTAAAACAAAGAAATTGATGACTTTTGTATCACCATTACCACCAAAATTTAAAAAATTATCCAAAATCACACCTACACAAGAATCATCAATCTAA
- a CDS encoding DUF1801 domain-containing protein yields the protein MDIQAYINQGEGAFKQQYILLFDAIKSSIPEGFELVMQYNMPSFVVPLSLYPKGYRGDPNVPLPFISLGYQKHHIGLYHMGIYAQPEILKWFETSYEQTVSTKLNMRKSCIRFTKTTEIPIQLIQNLASKITPEAWIEIYENS from the coding sequence ATGGACATTCAAGCGTATATCAATCAAGGGGAAGGGGCCTTTAAACAGCAATACATTTTATTGTTTGATGCCATCAAATCCTCCATCCCTGAAGGATTTGAACTGGTTATGCAATACAATATGCCATCATTTGTTGTTCCGTTATCGTTATATCCAAAAGGATATCGTGGCGATCCTAATGTCCCATTACCCTTTATCAGTTTGGGATATCAAAAACATCATATTGGTCTTTATCATATGGGTATCTATGCACAACCAGAAATCTTAAAGTGGTTTGAAACTTCCTATGAACAAACGGTTTCAACTAAACTAAACATGCGTAAGTCATGCATTCGATTCACAAAGACAACAGAAATTCCAATCCAACTCATTCAAAATCTCGCATCCAAGATAACACCAGAAGCATGGATTGAAATATACGAAAACAGCTAA
- a CDS encoding IS3 family transposase codes for MAHDLSFKHPITFILRFMNLNRSGYYKWLKHKNDLNIYEQKRAILSFVIKDWHRRFPSYGYHDIAAVMRKQSDLGIEFSDNLIHKCCKFLNIKSKVKHYSYKKPGTQSRIYPNIIKNQWRGTKPLEIIVSDMTHIRNKGINYEWTLMVDTFNNEIISSALSRTTGDPKPYYKCLEDLLALLKDNKKTAPTILHTDQGAVYHSKAFAKAHENYNIIRSMSRAGTPTDNPIIESLNGWIKAEMACDYQYWSVDNFENFIEEYVHYFNFERPAYCLNYKTPIQYKMDKGF; via the coding sequence ATAGCACATGACTTATCTTTTAAACATCCGATTACGTTCATTCTTAGATTTATGAATTTGAACCGATCTGGTTATTACAAGTGGTTAAAGCATAAGAATGATCTCAATATTTATGAACAAAAAAGAGCGATTCTTAGCTTTGTGATTAAAGACTGGCATCGCCGTTTTCCAAGTTATGGTTATCATGATATCGCTGCAGTCATGAGAAAGCAAAGTGATTTAGGGATTGAATTTTCCGATAATTTAATCCACAAGTGTTGCAAGTTTTTAAATATTAAATCAAAAGTTAAACACTATTCCTATAAAAAACCTGGAACACAAAGTCGAATTTATCCTAATATTATAAAGAATCAATGGAGGGGAACCAAACCTTTAGAAATTATTGTTTCAGATATGACACATATTCGAAACAAAGGGATTAATTATGAATGGACTTTAATGGTTGATACCTTTAACAATGAAATTATCAGTTCTGCATTATCGCGTACAACTGGTGATCCTAAGCCTTACTACAAGTGTCTCGAGGATCTCCTTGCGCTACTTAAGGATAATAAAAAAACAGCTCCCACGATTCTTCACACAGATCAAGGAGCTGTCTACCACTCTAAAGCTTTCGCTAAAGCGCATGAAAATTATAACATAATTAGATCTATGTCGCGAGCTGGAACACCTACAGATAATCCAATTATCGAATCATTAAATGGATGGATTAAAGCAGAAATGGCGTGTGATTATCAATACTGGTCCGTAGATAACTTTGAAAATTTTATCGAAGAATATGTACATTATTTCAATTTTGAAAGACCTGCTTACTGTTTAAATTACAAAACCCCTATCCAATATAAAATGGATAAGGGTTTCTAG
- the brnQ gene encoding branched-chain amino acid transport system II carrier protein, whose translation MNKLSKSQLLSVSLMLFSMFFGAGNLIFPTMIGYLAGSHKWIGIFAFSITAVLLPILALVAVSKQDGFLNLADKVHPCFALIFPTILYLLSGPLLSVPRAGIMPFETSLRLLFNDPSHIQIGLLIYSFLFFLLCFGFCIKPQALSDRVGKILTPLLLLFILILFGAAFVTTLSSNTLSHEPYLTSGSAFASGFVDGYLTLDGLGALNLGILVTMSIKSYGLKDEQQVRKSTIQSGVIAGILLFIVYCMLGFLGNLMSSELLHAQNGAEVIARLGTRLFGNYGPFVLGMLFFLACLTTCVGLISCSSEFFAERYPRLSYRRRVSILCFLSFAISNIGLTTILKISGPILACVYPAAIVLILLGLSSKPSALTYRIAIISSTIFSIITVLDHIKISIPVITQCCRALPLYSLNLGWVVPTFILAFCSLQLQSIQKKEELI comes from the coding sequence ATGAATAAATTATCAAAATCACAATTACTGTCTGTTAGTTTAATGTTGTTTTCCATGTTCTTCGGTGCTGGAAATCTTATTTTCCCAACAATGATTGGTTACCTTGCGGGTTCACACAAATGGATTGGAATCTTTGCATTTAGTATTACAGCGGTACTCTTACCAATCCTTGCCCTTGTTGCCGTTTCCAAACAAGATGGTTTTTTAAATCTCGCAGACAAAGTACATCCGTGCTTTGCACTAATTTTCCCAACCATTTTATATCTTTTAAGTGGTCCACTCTTATCGGTGCCACGAGCAGGGATTATGCCATTCGAAACGTCACTTCGCCTCCTCTTTAATGACCCAAGTCATATTCAAATTGGATTATTGATTTATTCATTCCTATTTTTTCTTCTATGCTTTGGTTTTTGTATAAAACCACAAGCACTCAGCGATCGTGTTGGAAAAATCTTAACACCGTTGCTTTTGTTATTTATATTAATATTGTTTGGTGCGGCTTTCGTCACAACTTTATCCAGTAACACCCTATCGCATGAGCCCTACCTCACATCAGGGTCTGCATTCGCGAGTGGTTTTGTGGATGGCTACTTAACACTCGATGGATTAGGTGCTTTAAATCTTGGTATTTTGGTTACAATGTCAATCAAAAGTTACGGTTTGAAAGATGAACAACAAGTTCGAAAATCCACCATTCAATCGGGTGTGATTGCAGGTATTCTCTTATTTATTGTTTATTGTATGCTTGGTTTTTTGGGTAATTTAATGTCGAGTGAATTACTTCATGCGCAAAATGGTGCGGAAGTTATTGCCCGTCTTGGAACACGTTTATTTGGAAACTACGGTCCATTCGTATTGGGGATGCTCTTCTTTCTTGCATGCCTTACAACATGCGTTGGGCTCATCAGCTGTTCTTCTGAATTTTTCGCAGAACGTTATCCACGCTTAAGCTATCGCCGTAGGGTATCAATCCTTTGCTTCCTAAGTTTCGCAATTTCAAATATCGGATTAACAACAATCCTTAAAATCAGTGGGCCCATCCTCGCATGTGTCTATCCTGCGGCCATCGTTTTAATTCTCTTAGGTTTGTCTTCAAAACCTTCTGCTCTTACATACCGTATTGCAATCATCTCAAGTACGATTTTTAGTATTATTACGGTGCTTGATCACATTAAAATTTCAATTCCCGTAATTACACAATGCTGTCGAGCACTGCCCCTCTATTCACTCAACTTGGGATGGGTCGTTCCCACTTTCATCCTTGCCTTCTGCAGTTTGCAACTTCAATCCATCCAAAAGAAAGAGGAACTGATATAA
- a CDS encoding putative sulfate exporter family transporter: MAILNSTGLIPVGISHLLKQISKFLMVCALASIGLNTKFKSMIKTGLNPFLHGFIISLLVVVVALGVEFMMGIV, from the coding sequence ATGGCCATCCTCAACAGTACGGGTCTCATACCTGTTGGCATCAGTCATTTACTGAAACAAATTAGTAAGTTTTTAATGGTATGTGCACTGGCTTCAATTGGATTAAATACAAAATTTAAATCTATGATCAAGACAGGACTCAATCCGTTCCTTCACGGTTTTATTATTTCATTACTGGTTGTGGTTGTTGCATTGGGAGTTGAATTTATGATGGGAATTGTATAG
- a CDS encoding helix-turn-helix domain-containing protein has product MMGRPKGGLNNKWTYEDRIKVVTRHIDEHISAAKLSQETGIPKGTINGWIDRFMRDGKEGLKNKKKTGNHFSALHTSKSLTELERLQLEILKRDIEIARLKKGYQVKGVGVNKEFVTLKDKNSK; this is encoded by the coding sequence ATGATGGGAAGACCCAAAGGTGGATTAAATAATAAATGGACTTATGAGGATCGTATTAAAGTCGTTACACGTCATATTGATGAACATATAAGTGCTGCGAAACTATCACAAGAAACAGGAATACCTAAAGGAACGATTAATGGTTGGATTGATCGATTCATGCGTGATGGTAAAGAGGGTTTAAAAAACAAGAAAAAGACAGGAAATCATTTTTCTGCGCTTCATACGAGTAAATCATTAACTGAGCTCGAACGACTTCAACTCGAAATTCTAAAACGAGATATTGAGATTGCACGATTAAAAAAAGGGTACCAGGTGAAAGGAGTTGGTGTAAACAAGGAGTTCGTTACTTTAAAAGACAAGAATTCCAAATAG